The DNA region TCACCGAGACCCGGGCCGCCGACGGCGGCCGAGGCGGGAAAGGCGGTCAGCAGGACGCCGCTCACGACGGCGGCCGCGAGAGCGGCGGTTCTGCGGCGGTGGTTCGACAGTCTGCGCATGTCTCGATTCCTGGGACGGCCGGTCAGTGCCGGGGTGTGGTGGCGGCGAGCTTCCACAGCACGCCGACGATGGCGTCGGTGCTGGTCCTCTCCGTCTTCGGATCCACGTTGGAGAGGTCGTCGCACGCCTCGTGGATGCAGTCCGAGATGCCGGTGCTGAAGCCGGACGACGGGATGCCGGCGTTTCCGAACGACTCGTGGTCCGAGCCGCCGACGCCGATGTCGAACGTGGGGATGTTCCGCTCGGTGAACCACGCCTCGAGCGCCTGCTGGGCCTCGGTCTCGCCGTGCTCGTCGTCGTGGATCACGAGCCATTGCCGGGTGTTCTTGCTGCCCGCCTGGTCGAAGTTGAGGTAGACGTCGATCCTGCGGCGGTCGGCCTCGGAAAGCTTGCCGACGTACGTCTTCGAGCCGATCAGCCCCGGCTCCTCCGCGCCCCACCACGCGAACCGCAGGTGCCGTTCGGGCTTCAGGCCGGACTCGGCCACCTGGAGGGCGGCGGCCAGGACCGCGGCCGAACCCGAGCCGTTGTCGTTGATTCCCGGGCCCTCCTTCACGCTGTCGAGGTGGGCGCCGGTCAGCAGCACATGGTCCGGGTCGCCGCCCGGCCAGTCGGCGATCAGGCTGTGGCCGGTGGCTCCGGCGTGGGTGAACGGGACCAGCCGGGTGCGGAAGCCCGCCCGGTCCAGGGCGCGCTTCACGTACGCCACGGACTGTGCGTACCCCTTCGTGCCGTGCGCGCGGTTGCCGCCGTTGCGGTCCGCGATGCGCTGCAGGGCACGCAGGTGGAGCATCACCTGCTGCTCGGAGAGGGTGGGGGCGGTGGGGGGCCGCGTGTCCGCGGTGGCGGCGGGGACCGCGGACAGGGTCAGGGATATCCCGAGAACTCCGGCCGCCAGCCGGGGAAGGCTCCTGCGTGACGTCATGCGCACCCTTTCAAGGACGGGGCATTCGCCCCGGTGGACCTTGGCCAGGCTGGTCAGTCGGTGTCAGAAAGTTGTCGGGAAGTTGTCGGGAAGCGGTAGCACTTCGACAAAGAGGTGGGACCGGTCGTCGAAAAGGTGTGACCGGTCGGCAGAGAGGTGTGACCGGCCGATCGGCCGGGCGAGCCACCGCCGAGGACGACCGCATCGGCGTCCGGCCGGACGCCTGACAGCCCCCGGCCATTGTCCAGCCCGGTGTGCATTGCACATACTGGCGGCCGACGGGACCGAGCACGTACGGGGAGAGACATGACCGAGAGCACCGGCAGGACGGGCACCGGCAGGCAGGGCGGTACGGCAGTCGCCGAGGAACCGGCCGGCGGGCCCATGGTCCGGGTCGAGGACCTGCATCGCTCGTACGGCTCCGGCGCCGGAGCCGTGCACGCGCTGCGCGGGGTGTCCTTCGAGGTGCCGCGCGGCGAACTCGTCGCGCTCAAGGGGCGCTCGGGCTCGGGCAAGACCACCCTCCTCAACCTGCTCGGTGGGCTGGACAGCCCCGACGGCGGCCGGATCACCGTCGACGGCACGGACCTCGCCGAGCTGGGCGAGAACGGACTCCTGGAGCTGCGCCGGGACCGGATCGGCTTCATCTTCCAGTCGTTCGGCCTGATCCCGATCCTGACCGCGGCGGAGAACGTCGGCGTGCCCATGCGGCTGCGCAAGGCGGACCCGCGCGAGCGCGAGGACCGGGTGGCGCTGCTGCTCGCCCTGGTCGGCCTCGCCGACCACGCCGCTCAGCGCCCCGGCGAGCTGTCCGGGGGCCAGCAGCAGCGCGTCGCGATCGCCCGCGCGCTCGCCAACCGGCCCGCGCTGCTGATCGCGGACGAGCCGACGGGGCAGCTCGACGCGGAGACCGGGCTCGCGGTGATGGAGCTGCTGCGGGCGGTGGTGCGCAGCGAGGGCGTCACCGCGTTGGTGGCGACGCACGACGCACAGCTGCTGGGGCTGGCGGACCGGGTGCTGGAACTGAGCGACGGACACATCGTCGAGCACGCGTAGGGGAGGGGCGGGGCAGGGAGGACCCTCCCGGCCCCGCCCGGGGCGTCAGAATCCTGTCAATTCGGTCCCTCACCCCGCCCCCCGTCCTATTTGTCGACAATCCGCGGGGTAGCTTCGAAGCGGCTGCCGCATCGGACGCAGCCGGTTCAAGAGAAGACAATGGGGCCATGGCACGCGGCAAGCTTCGGATCTACCTGGGTGCGGCACCCGGCGTCGGCAAGACGTACGCGATGCTCTCCGAGGCCCATCGACGGGTGGAGCGGGGCACCGACTGCGTCGTCGCCTTCGTGGAGCACCACGACCGGCCGCGCACCGAGGTCATGCTGCACGGTCTGGAACAGATCCGGCGCCGCGAGATCGAGTACCGCTCCGCCGTCTTCACCGAGATGGACGTCGACGCGGTCCTTGAGCGCGCCCCCGCCGTCGCCCTGGTGGACGAACTGGCGCACACCAATGTGCCGGGCTCCCGCAACGCCAAACGCTGGCAGGACGTCGAAGAGCTCCTCCAGGCCGGCATCGACGTGGTGTCCACCGTCAACATCCAGCACCTGGAGTCGCTCGGTGACGTCGTCGAGGCGATAACCGGCGTGCGACAGCGCGAGACCGTCCCCGACGAGGTCGTCCGCCGGGCCGACCAGCTCGAACTCGTCGACATGTCGCCACAGGCGCTGCGCCGCCGGATGGCCCACGGCAACATCTACAAGCCGGACCGGATCGACGCCTCGCTGTCCAACTACTTCCGCCCCGGCAACCTGACCGCCCTGCGCGAGCTGGCCCTCCTCTGGGTCGCCGACCGGGTCGACGAATACCTCCAGCAGTACCGCGGCGAGCACAACATCCGCACCACCTGGCAGGCCCGCGAACGCATCGTCGTCGGACTCACCGGCGGCCCCGAGGGCCGTACGCTCATACGCCGCGCGTCCCGGATGGCGGCCAAGGGCTCGGGCAGCGAGATCCTCGCCGTCTACATCGCCCGCAGCGACGGGCTGACCTCCGCGTCACCCAAGGAACTCACCGTCCAGCGCACCCTCGTGGAGGACCTCGGCGGCACGTTCCACCATGTCATCGGCGACGACATACCGTCGGCGCTCCTCGAATTCGCCCGTGGGGTGAACGCCACGCAGATCGTCCTCGGCTCCAGCCGCCGCAAGGCCTGGCAGTACATCTACGGGCCGGGGGTGGGCGCCACCGTCGCCCGGGAGTCCGGGCCCGACCTCGACGTCCACATCGTCACCCACGAGGAGGTCGCCAAGGGGCGCGGTCTACCTATCGCCCGCGGTGCCCGGCTGGGCCGGGCCCGGATCATCTGGGGCTGGCTGGTCGGGGTGGGCGGCCCCGCCCTCCTCACGCTGCTCCTGAGCGGCCTGGGCAACGGCCCGGGGCTCGCCAACGACGTCCTGCTCTTCCTCTTCATGACGGTCGTCGCGGCCCTGATCGGCGGACTGCTGCCCGCCCTCGCGTCGGCCGCCGCCGGCTCGCTGCTGCTGAATTACTGGTTCACCCCGCCCACCCACACCCTGACGGTGCAGGACCCGGAGAACTTCGTCGCCATCGTGATCTTCTTCGCGGTGGCGGTCTCGGTCGCCTCGGTCGTCGATCTGGCGGCCCGCCGCACCCATCAGGCGGCCCGGCTGCGCGCCGAGTCGGAGATCCTCTCCTTCCTGGCCGGCAGTGTGCTGCGCGGCGAGACGACGCTGGACGCGCTCCTCGACCGGGTCCGCGAGACCTTCGGCATGGAGTCCGTCGCCCTGCTGGAGCGCAGGAGCGACGTCGACCCGTGGACGTGCGCCGGGAGCGTCGGGCCGGGCCCGGTGGCCCGGCCGGAGGACGCCGACGTGGACATGCCCGTCGGCGACCACATGGCGCTGGCGCTCTCCGGCCGGGTGCTGCCCGCCGAGGACCGCCGGGTGCTCGGCGCGTTCGCCGCGCAGGCCGCCGTCGTACTGGACCGCCAGCGCCTGGTCGACGAGGCGGAGGAGGCCCGGCGGCTCGCCGAGGGCAACCGGATCAGGACGGCGCTCCTCGCCGCCGTCAGCCACGATCTGCGCACCCCGCTCGCCGCCATCAAGGCCGCCGTCAGCTCCCTGCGCTCCGATGACGTCGCCTGGTCCGACGAGGACCAGGCCGAACTTCTGGAGGGCATCGAGAACGGCGCCGACCGCCTCGACCACCTCGTGGGCAACCTCCTGGACATGTCCAGGCTCCAGACCGGCACCGTCACCCCGCTGATCCGCGAGATCGACCTCGACGAGGTGGTCCCGATGGCGCTCGGCGGCGTCCCCGAGGACAGCGTCGACCTGGACATCCCCGAGACCCTCCCGATGGTCGCGGTCGACCCCGGGCTGCTGGAGCGGGCCGTCGCCAACATCGTCGAGAACGCCGTGAAGTACAGCCGCTACGCGGAACGCGTCACCGTGGCCGCCAGCGCGCTCGGCGAACGCATCGAGCTACGGGTGGCCGACCGTGGCCCCGGCGTCCCCGACGACGCCAAGGAGCGCATCTTCGAGCCCTTCCAGCGCTACGGCGACGCCCCGCGCGGCGCGGGGGTCGGGCTGGGGCTCGCCGTGGCCCGCGGCTTCGTGGAGTCCATGGGCGGCACGCTGGACGCCGAGGACACTCCCGGCGGTGGCCTCACCATGGTGCTGACCCTCAAGGCTGCGTCGGGATACGTTCCGGTCAGCCCCGACCTGCCCGCGCGGGTCACCTCATGACCGAGCGGGCACCTCAGCACCGCGCGGGGTACTCCAAGACCACGCAGGTCACCTCATGACCAGGCGGGTCACACCATGATCGCGCAGGTCACCTCATGATCTCCGGTACGTCCCGGGAGATCGCCGTACAGCAGAAAGGCAGGGCCCCCATGACCCGGGTGCTTGTGGTCGACGACGAGCCGCAGATCGTACGCGCCCTCGTGATCAACCTGAAGGCGCGCAAGTACGAGGTGGACGCGGCGCCCGACGGCGCGACCGCCCTCCAGCTCGCCGCCGCCCGCCACCCCGATGTCGTCGTCCTCGACCTGGGGCTGCCGGACATGGACGGCGTCGAGGTGATCAAGGGGCTGCGCGGCTGGACCCGGGTGCCGATCCTGGTGCTCTCCGCCCGCCACACCTCCGACGAGAAGGTGGAGGCCCTGGACGCCGGCGCCGACGACTACGTCACCAAGCCGTTCGGCATGGACGAGCTGCTGGCCCGGCTGCGCGCCTCGGTCCGCCGCGCCGAACCCGTAGGGCAGCACGGCTCCGACGACATCGTGATCGTCGAGACCGAGGGGTTCACCGTCGACCTGGCGGCGAAGAAGGTCCACCGCGAGGGCCGCGACGTACGGCTCACCCCCACCGAGTGGCATCTGCTGGAGGTCCTGGTCCGCAACAGCGGCCGGCTGGTCAGCCAGAAGCAGCTGCTCCAGGAGGTCTGGGGGCCCTCGTACGGCACCGAGACCAACTACCTGCGGGTCTACATGGCCCAGCTGCGGCGCAAGCTGGAGGCCGACCCCTCGCACCCCCGGCACTTCGTCACCGAGCCGGGCATGGGATACCGCTTCGAGCGCGGCTGAACGGGGCGCGAGCCGGTCTTCCACGGCTCGCCCCGGTCTCTTCCGTGACTCGCCCCGGTCACCCGTTCGAGTGAGACCGGGGACGCCCACCCGGAGCAGCCGGGACCGGTACCCTCAGGGTATGAGTGCTGTTCCTCGATCCGACAAGCCCGGCAAGGCGGAAAAGCCGTCGAGCCGCTTCCGGCGGATGCTCGACCGGCTGTCCAGCTCCCAGCAGGACCTCGAGTCCGAGGAGCTGCAGGAGGACGCGCAGGCCTCGGGTTGCACGCGGATCTCCGAATGCACCGACCGCCAGATCGTCAAGGTGACTGGTACCTTGCGGACCGTCACCCTGCGGCCGCGCGCCGGAGTGCCCGCCCTGGAGGCCGAGCTCTTCGACGGCACCGCGCCGCTGGACGTGGTCTGGCTGGGCCGGCGCTCCATCGTGGGCATAGAACCGGGCCGCAAGCTCATCGCCTCGGGCCGGATCGCCATGAGTCACGGGCGCCGGGTGCTGTTCAACCCCAAATACGAACTCCGACCGCTCGGCAAGGAGTAGCCGGTGACGTCTCTCGACAAGCCGACGTCCGACACGGACCCCACCACCCACACCGACCAGGAGGAGGCCGACGCGAAGACGGTCACCGAGGCCGCGCTCTTCGAGGCGTTCGGCGGTGTCCGGGGCATGGTGGAGACAGTCGTTCCCGGGCTGCTGTTCGTCACCATCTTCACGATCAACAAGGATCTGCACCTCTCGGCCATCGCGGCCTTGGCGGTGTCCCTGGCCCTTGTCGCCGTACGGCTGATCCGGAGGGACACCGTCAAGCACGCCTTCAGCGGCGTCTTCGGCGTGGCCTTCGGTGTGGTCTTCGCGATGATGACGGGCAACGCCAAGGACTTCTATCTGCCGGGCATGCTCTACACGCTCGGCCTGGCCCTCGCCTACCTGATCACCACCGTCGCCGGGGTGCCGCTGATCGGTCTGATCCTGGGGCCGGTGTTCAAGGAGAACCTCTCCTGGCGCACCAGGAACCCCGGCCGCAAGAAGGCGTACGCCAAGGCCAGCTACGCCTGGGGACTGATCCTCCTCGCCAAGTGCGCGATCCTCTTCCCGCTGTACTGGTGGGCCGACACCACCCAGTTCGGCTGGGTCCTGGTCGCCCTGAAGATCCCTCCGTTCCTGCTCGCGGTCTATCTGACCTGGGTCTTCCTCGCCAAGGCGCCGCCGCCCATCGATGTCTTCGCCGAGATGGAGGCCGAGGAGCAGGCCGAGAAGGACCGCAAGGCGGCCGCGGCCGCCGCGGCGCGCAACCAGGAGTTCTGAGTCACAGGTCTGAGTTGCAGGAGGGGCCCGGAACCGTGTCACACGGTTCCGGGCCCCTCCCGCGTCTCCGCCCTGCGGATCAGTCCTCCGAGTCGCCCCGACGCACCGACAACAGGTCCTCCAACTGCTCCTCGCGCGCCTGCGCGGCCACGAACAGCAGCTCGTCACCGGCCTCCAGGGTCTCCTCGGTGTTCGGCGTCAGCACCCGCTGCCCGCGGATGATGGTGACCAGCGAGGTGTCCTCGGGCCAGGCCACCTCGCCGACCTGGGTGCCGGCCAGCGCCGACTCCGGGGGCAGCGTCAGCTCGACCAGGTTGGCGTCACCGTGGCTGAAGCGCAGCAGCCGGACCAGATCGCCGACGCTCACCGCCTCCTCGACCAGGGCCGACATCAGGCGCGGCGTCGAGACCGCCACATCGACGCCCCAGGCCTCGTTGAACAGCCACTCGTTCTTCGGGTTGTTGACCCGGGCGACGACCCTCGGCACGCCGTACTCGGTCTTGGCGAGCAGCGACACGACCAGGTTCACCTTGTCGTCGCCGGTCGCGGCGATCACGACGTTGCAGCGTTGCAGCGCCGCCTCGTCGAGCGAGGTGATCTCGCAGGCGTCCGCCAGCAGCCACTCGGCCATCGGCACCCGCTCCACCGAGATGGCCGTCGGCGCCTTGTCGATGAGCAGCACCTCGTGCCCGTTCTCCAGCAGCTCACCCGCGATGGAACGGCCCACCGCACCGGCCCCGGCAATCGCGACACGCATCAGTGACCGCCCTCCTCAGGACCCTCGGCGAAGGCCGCTTCGACCTTCGCGATCTCGTCCGTACGCATCATCACGTGGACCAGGTCGCCCTCCTGCAGCACCGTCTGCGAGGTGGGCAGTATGGCTTCGCCCAGCCGGGTGAGGAACGCCACGCGGACGCCCGTCTCCTCCTGCAGCGTGCTGATCTTGTGGCCG from Streptomyces sp. NBC_01591 includes:
- a CDS encoding ABC transporter ATP-binding protein, with translation MTESTGRTGTGRQGGTAVAEEPAGGPMVRVEDLHRSYGSGAGAVHALRGVSFEVPRGELVALKGRSGSGKTTLLNLLGGLDSPDGGRITVDGTDLAELGENGLLELRRDRIGFIFQSFGLIPILTAAENVGVPMRLRKADPREREDRVALLLALVGLADHAAQRPGELSGGQQQRVAIARALANRPALLIADEPTGQLDAETGLAVMELLRAVVRSEGVTALVATHDAQLLGLADRVLELSDGHIVEHA
- a CDS encoding potassium channel family protein, whose translation is MRVAIAGAGAVGRSIAGELLENGHEVLLIDKAPTAISVERVPMAEWLLADACEITSLDEAALQRCNVVIAATGDDKVNLVVSLLAKTEYGVPRVVARVNNPKNEWLFNEAWGVDVAVSTPRLMSALVEEAVSVGDLVRLLRFSHGDANLVELTLPPESALAGTQVGEVAWPEDTSLVTIIRGQRVLTPNTEETLEAGDELLFVAAQAREEQLEDLLSVRRGDSED
- a CDS encoding sensor histidine kinase KdpD, which codes for MARGKLRIYLGAAPGVGKTYAMLSEAHRRVERGTDCVVAFVEHHDRPRTEVMLHGLEQIRRREIEYRSAVFTEMDVDAVLERAPAVALVDELAHTNVPGSRNAKRWQDVEELLQAGIDVVSTVNIQHLESLGDVVEAITGVRQRETVPDEVVRRADQLELVDMSPQALRRRMAHGNIYKPDRIDASLSNYFRPGNLTALRELALLWVADRVDEYLQQYRGEHNIRTTWQARERIVVGLTGGPEGRTLIRRASRMAAKGSGSEILAVYIARSDGLTSASPKELTVQRTLVEDLGGTFHHVIGDDIPSALLEFARGVNATQIVLGSSRRKAWQYIYGPGVGATVARESGPDLDVHIVTHEEVAKGRGLPIARGARLGRARIIWGWLVGVGGPALLTLLLSGLGNGPGLANDVLLFLFMTVVAALIGGLLPALASAAAGSLLLNYWFTPPTHTLTVQDPENFVAIVIFFAVAVSVASVVDLAARRTHQAARLRAESEILSFLAGSVLRGETTLDALLDRVRETFGMESVALLERRSDVDPWTCAGSVGPGPVARPEDADVDMPVGDHMALALSGRVLPAEDRRVLGAFAAQAAVVLDRQRLVDEAEEARRLAEGNRIRTALLAAVSHDLRTPLAAIKAAVSSLRSDDVAWSDEDQAELLEGIENGADRLDHLVGNLLDMSRLQTGTVTPLIREIDLDEVVPMALGGVPEDSVDLDIPETLPMVAVDPGLLERAVANIVENAVKYSRYAERVTVAASALGERIELRVADRGPGVPDDAKERIFEPFQRYGDAPRGAGVGLGLAVARGFVESMGGTLDAEDTPGGGLTMVLTLKAASGYVPVSPDLPARVTS
- a CDS encoding M20/M25/M40 family metallo-hydrolase: MTSRRSLPRLAAGVLGISLTLSAVPAATADTRPPTAPTLSEQQVMLHLRALQRIADRNGGNRAHGTKGYAQSVAYVKRALDRAGFRTRLVPFTHAGATGHSLIADWPGGDPDHVLLTGAHLDSVKEGPGINDNGSGSAAVLAAALQVAESGLKPERHLRFAWWGAEEPGLIGSKTYVGKLSEADRRRIDVYLNFDQAGSKNTRQWLVIHDDEHGETEAQQALEAWFTERNIPTFDIGVGGSDHESFGNAGIPSSGFSTGISDCIHEACDDLSNVDPKTERTSTDAIVGVLWKLAATTPRH
- a CDS encoding DUF3159 domain-containing protein; translated protein: MTSLDKPTSDTDPTTHTDQEEADAKTVTEAALFEAFGGVRGMVETVVPGLLFVTIFTINKDLHLSAIAALAVSLALVAVRLIRRDTVKHAFSGVFGVAFGVVFAMMTGNAKDFYLPGMLYTLGLALAYLITTVAGVPLIGLILGPVFKENLSWRTRNPGRKKAYAKASYAWGLILLAKCAILFPLYWWADTTQFGWVLVALKIPPFLLAVYLTWVFLAKAPPPIDVFAEMEAEEQAEKDRKAAAAAAARNQEF
- a CDS encoding response regulator, which encodes MTRVLVVDDEPQIVRALVINLKARKYEVDAAPDGATALQLAAARHPDVVVLDLGLPDMDGVEVIKGLRGWTRVPILVLSARHTSDEKVEALDAGADDYVTKPFGMDELLARLRASVRRAEPVGQHGSDDIVIVETEGFTVDLAAKKVHREGRDVRLTPTEWHLLEVLVRNSGRLVSQKQLLQEVWGPSYGTETNYLRVYMAQLRRKLEADPSHPRHFVTEPGMGYRFERG
- a CDS encoding OB-fold nucleic acid binding domain-containing protein, whose product is MSAVPRSDKPGKAEKPSSRFRRMLDRLSSSQQDLESEELQEDAQASGCTRISECTDRQIVKVTGTLRTVTLRPRAGVPALEAELFDGTAPLDVVWLGRRSIVGIEPGRKLIASGRIAMSHGRRVLFNPKYELRPLGKE